A window of the Paralichthys olivaceus isolate ysfri-2021 chromosome 5, ASM2471397v2, whole genome shotgun sequence genome harbors these coding sequences:
- the camsap3 gene encoding calmodulin-regulated spectrin-associated protein 3 isoform X5: MVDSPTMRKTFVVPEIKPSDLYDCAKAKICASVGWLLAKSYGSAENVPAELRDPFYCDQYEQEHLKPPVTRLLQSSELYCRTYSLLLGGTGAEAQPKDNIALLELLTQKGIISKDKDALVTDADLRHKPIKMSAHLAMIDALMTAGAMETVAAVKTCGSAELLGGASSWEEALLHWVNGLNQKLRELTEGPQNDSSQATEPQPLQPSLRYRKDKILSKQNAIFPVVNEVKDLSSGCAVAAVIHYYCPGLLRLEDVCMKDSMSVADTLYNLQFIREFCDSCLKCCCHLALEDMMYTPQELQVNWLSFLAELLSWFEVRRPDFVQPINTLDGSTPVTPSSLSGSSTSPSIFKKPFLPISSPASEGVGKTWSKKPLSRPLSAVSFSIPFGLDSDVDIVMGDPVITRSVSSDQLNPAAQNITRVPYTPPEDISHLVNKPSGPNGPQRASWATQVPSIPRLAELNGLAESETGELPTIEEALQIIHNESKMEPRLHPDGAPDGFYLHSPDDPASSRHTSNLAAMSCSAPSRSGMMYRPTGESRESARTRNTSECSRDDDSVLRDGSVDSDASEDMPKARSTPTTPAAGAHSARGHGKEESDSGVKLTSFAERKKKQILDSPKARESSSPQMTSWAQKTEESPSKSPQLNNEMTELGVRLEEKRKAIDAQKKRIEAIFAKHRQRLGKSAFLQLKKEQQEDEGEGGDVKVSTSSAEEDLSRLTLEERLARMEEEDQLEQDEQRPSVKDEGNVKGGLQLNKQFSHSKEKAGTPGDKGSGTPGEKVVAPLGDYNNAVSKLTAALTSLQSDMQRLTEQQNHLVKKKAVGSNNKSWVIPASPKTSTPANTPARMSRESNRDLNSASSSPSPSRKITNHTTPPKSPHIHRRAQSVPPKSPKHHQNSRPLDIRVPTVSRVLIPPQNVDRIPHLRRVSPWQSQVQTSSSFSIGDSGSLDDLRSSGPTPGPTPTLTPVPTPTPTPHPAADDTLSEVGSNDDHSIFSMDLEAGSLHGHAAKKEGLGGGGCSSGAPSECSFESDAPAGMVNGKRSSLIEIPLSALHDGDEDDQLPDTFSDTMSDRTEPETKGGVGFFFKDDMKRPEDEMAQRRAALLEKQQKRADEMKRRKQEQEKEKESNKPQWMIIEGWGNKSEDRPQTPGTPPASHTPPVEGTPQRRGDFTRQEYERRQQLKIMEDLDKVLRQKPTTVRGVKKQRPKTVFRDDSVLSHSPAKGFMGTRLNKVYSHSTMNLSSMANDSGGLSIRKSPSRSHSPSRLRSPGRSMNGERDWENGSTISSPASIPEYTGPKLYKEPSFKSNKFIIHNAITRCCLAGKVNEPQKNKIVEDMEKSTANHFLILFRDSSCQFRAVYTMNPETEEMVRLTGIGPRFISPEMVESIYKYSSDRKQFTVIPSKTMSMSVDAFTIPGHIWQKRPGTPKKLGTPK; the protein is encoded by the exons AGCGCCCACCTTGCCATGATAGACGCCCTGATGACAGCGGGAGCCATGGAGACGGTGGCTGCTGTGAAGACGTGTGGTTCGGCCGAGTTGCTGGGTGGAGCCTCCAGCTGGGAGGAGGCTCTGCTTCATTGGGTTAACGGG TTAAATCAGAAGCTGAGAGAACTTACAGAAGGACCTCAGAATGATTCGTCTCAGGCTACAGAGCCCCAACCTCTTCAACCCTCT ctccGCTACAGGAAGGACAAAATTCTTTCCAAACAAAATGCCATCTTTCCAGTGGTGAATGAAGTTAAAGACCTGTCCAGTGGTTGTGCCGTTGCTGCTGTCATACATTACTATTGTCCTGGCCTGCTAAGACTTGAAG ATGTTTGTATGAAGGATTCCATGTCTGTAGCAGACACCCTGTACAACTTGCAGTTCATCCGTGAATTCTGTGACAGCTGTCTGAAGTGCTGCTGTCACTTGGCATTGGAGGACATGATGTACACCCCACAGGAGCTTCAG GTCAACTGGCTGAGCTTCCTGGCAGAACTGCTGAGCTGGTTTGAAGTACGAAGGCCAGACTTTGTTCAGCCAATAAACACGTTAG ATGGATCCACACCAGTAACACCAAGTAGCTTGAGTGGTAGCAG TACCTCCCCTTCTATCTTCAAGAAGCCTTTCCTCCCTATCTCCTCCCCTGCATCAG AAGGAGTTGGAAAGACATGGAGCAAGAAACCTCTCAG cCGCCCCTTGTCAGCAGTATCCTTCAGCATCCCTTTTGGCCTGGACAGTGATGTGGACATTGTGATGGGCGACCCCGTGATTACCCGCTCTGTGAGCTCAGATCAACTCAACCCAGCAGCCCAAAACATAACCCGCGTACCCTACACCCCTCCTGAAGACATCAGCCATTTGGTTAACAAACCCTCAGGCCCCAATGGCCCACAGAGAGCATCCTGGGCCACACAGGTTCCCAGTATTCCAAGGTTGGCAGAGCTCAATGGTCTTGCAGAGAGTgaaacaggagagctgcctaCCATTGAGGAGGCTCTCCAAATTATCCACAACGAGAGCAAGATGGAGCCTCGTTTACACCCAGATGGGGCTCCTGATGGCTTCTACCTCCACTCTCCTGATGACCCCGCTAGTTCGAGACACACCAGCAACTTGGCAGCCATGAGCTGCTCCGCTCCTTCACGCTCAGGGATGATGTACCGGCCTACAGGAGAGTCCAGGGAGTCTGCTCGCACCAGGAACACTTCCGAATGTTCACGAGATGATGACTCTGTTTTGAGAGACGGCAGTGTGGACTCAGATGCATCAGAAGACATGCCTAAGGCCCGTTCCACTCCCACCACACCAGCTGCTGGTGCTCACTCTGCTAGGGGCCATGGCAAAGAGGAGTCTGACAGCGGTGTGAAGTTGACCAGCTTTGCAGAGCGCAAAAAGAAGCAGATATTGGATTCTCCCAAAGCCAGGGagtcttcttctcctcagatGACCTCGTGGGCACAAAAGACTGAGGAAAGCCCCAGCAAGAGCCCACAACTAAATAATGAGATGACTGAGCTGGGAGTTCGGCTTGAAGAAAAGCGAAAAGCTATTGATGCCCAGAAGAAACGCATTGAGGCTATTTTTGCAAAGCACAGGCAAAGACTGGGTAAGAGTGCTTTTCTGCAGTTAAAGAAGGAGCAGCAAGAGgatgagggggagggaggggatgtCAAGGTCAGCACCTCATCCGCAGAAGAGGATCTCTCTCGGTTGACTCTGGAAGAAAGGCTAGCTCGCATGGAGGAGGAAGACCAGCTGGAACAAGATGAACAGCGCCCCTCGGTGAAGGATGAGGGTAATGTCAAAGGGGGGCTTCAGCTCAACAAACAGTTCAGTCACTCCAAAGAAAAGGCAGGTACACCAGGAGACAAGGGCTCTGGGACACCGGGTGAAAAAGTGGTGGCTCCACTAGGGGACTATAACAATGCTGTGTCGAAGCTGACTGCAGCTCTCACCTCTCTGCAGAGTGACATGCAGCGACTTACAGAGCAGCAGAACCATCTTGTCAAGAAGAAAGCTGTGGGTTCCAACAACAAATCCTGGGTTATTCCAGCCAGCCCTAAAACCTCAACTCCAGCCAATACCCCTGCACGAATGTCTCGAGAATCCAACCGAGATTTAAATtcagcctcctcttctccgTCTCCATCACGTAAAATAACAAACCACACCACTCCTCCTAAATCTCCTCATATCCACCGTAGAGCCCAATCTGTGCCCCCTAAAAGCCCCAAACACCACCAAAACAGTCGTCCCTTGGACATTAGGGTCCCAACCGTGTCGAGAGTTCTCATCCCTCCTCAAAATGTTGATCGCATCCCCCACCTTCGGCGAGTAAGTCCCTGGCAGTCCCAAGTCCAGACCTCATCCTCATTCTCCATTGGTGACTCTGGCAGTCTGGATGACCTCCGCTCATCTGGACCAACTCCCGGCCCCACGCCGACACTGACCCCTGTACCAACTCCTACCCCGACGCCCCATCCTGCCGCAGATGACACCCTGTCAGAGGTAGGCTCCAACGACGACCATAGCATATTTAGCATGGACCTGGAAGCAGGGTCTTTGCATGGTCATGCAGCCAAGAAGGAGGGACTTGGAGGTGGGGGCTGCAGCTCTGGTGCCCCATCAGAATGCTCCTTTGAGAGTGATGCCCCTGCTGGGATGGTGAATGGAAAACGCAGCAGCCTGATTGAGATCCCGCTGTCTGCTTTGCATGATGGGGACGAGGATGACCAACTACCTGACACCTTTTCTGACACAATGAGTGACCGGACAGAACCAGAGACAAAAGGAGGGGTCGGTTTCTTTTTCAAG GATGACATGAAGCGACCGGAGGACGAGATGGCCCAGCGAAGAGCAGCTTTGCTGGAGAAACAGCAGAAAAGAGCAGATGAGATGAAAAGGCGCAAACaagagcaggaaaaagaaaaagaatcaaa CAAGCCTCAGTGGATGATCATCGAGGGCTGGGGGAACAAGAGTGAGGACAGACCCCAGACCCCTGGCACCCCTCCAGCATCACATACCCCACCAGTAGAGGGGACTCCCCAGCGCAGAGGAGACTTCACTAGGCAGGAGTATGAACGGAGACAACAGCTGAAGATCATGGAAGACTTGGATAAGGTGCTGAGGCAGAAACCCACCACGGTTCGCGGTGTCAAGAAGCAGAGACCCAAGACTGTGTTCAGAGATGACTCCGTACTCTCTCATAGCCCTGCCAAGGGTTTCATGG GCACCAGGCTGAACAAAGTGTACTCCCACTCAACCATGAACCTGTCATCCATGGCGAATGACTCTGGAGGTCTGTCGATTAGGAAGTCTCCCAG CCGTTCACACTCTCCTTCCCGGCTAAGGTCACCAGGGCGATCTatgaatggagagagagactgggagaATGGCTCCACCATCTCCTCCCCTGCCTCAATCCCAGAATACACAG GACCAAAGCTGTACAAGGAGCCCAGCTTTAAGTCCAACAAGTTCATCATCCATAATGCCATCACTCGCTGCTGCCTGGCCGGCAAGGTCAACGAACCGCAGAAAAACAAGATTGTAGAG gaTATGGAGAAAAGCACTGCCAATCatttcctcatcctcttcagaGATTCCAGCTGCCAGTTCAGAGCAGTTTACACCATGAACCCTGAAACAGAGGAGATGGTACGGCTCACTGGTATCGGCCCCCGCTTCATCTCACCTGAAATGGTTGAGTCCATTTACAAGTACAGCTCCGACCGCAAGCAGTTCACGGTCATCCCGTCCAAAACCATGTCCATGAGCGTGGACGCCTTCACCATCCCCGGTCACATTTGGCAAAAGCGCCCAGGAACTCCCAAAAAGCTTGGCACCCCCAAATAA
- the camsap3 gene encoding calmodulin-regulated spectrin-associated protein 3 isoform X1: protein MVDSPTMRKTFVVPEIKPSDLYDCAKAKICASVGWLLAKSYGSAENVPAELRDPFYCDQYEQEHLKPPVTRLLQSSELYCRTYSLLLGGTGAEAQPKDNIALLELLTQKGIISKDKDALVTDADLRHKPIKMSAHLAMIDALMTAGAMETVAAVKTCGSAELLGGASSWEEALLHWVNGLNQKLRELTEGPQNDSSQATEPQPLQPSCPTRWYWKLVPLRYRKDKILSKQNAIFPVVNEVKDLSSGCAVAAVIHYYCPGLLRLEDVCMKDSMSVADTLYNLQFIREFCDSCLKCCCHLALEDMMYTPQELQVNWLSFLAELLSWFEVRRPDFVQPINTLDGSTPVTPSSLSGSSTSPSIFKKPFLPISSPASGSLTQSTSMSHIEGVGKTWSKKPLSRPLSAVSFSIPFGLDSDVDIVMGDPVITRSVSSDQLNPAAQNITRVPYTPPEDISHLVNKPSGPNGPQRASWATQVPSIPRLAELNGLAESETGELPTIEEALQIIHNESKMEPRLHPDGAPDGFYLHSPDDPASSRHTSNLAAMSCSAPSRSGMMYRPTGESRESARTRNTSECSRDDDSVLRDGSVDSDASEDMPKARSTPTTPAAGAHSARGHGKEESDSGVKLTSFAERKKKQILDSPKARESSSPQMTSWAQKTEESPSKSPQLNNEMTELGVRLEEKRKAIDAQKKRIEAIFAKHRQRLGKSAFLQLKKEQQEDEGEGGDVKVSTSSAEEDLSRLTLEERLARMEEEDQLEQDEQRPSVKDEGNVKGGLQLNKQFSHSKEKAGTPGDKGSGTPGEKVVAPLGDYNNAVSKLTAALTSLQSDMQRLTEQQNHLVKKKAVGSNNKSWVIPASPKTSTPANTPARMSRESNRDLNSASSSPSPSRKITNHTTPPKSPHIHRRAQSVPPKSPKHHQNSRPLDIRVPTVSRVLIPPQNVDRIPHLRRVSPWQSQVQTSSSFSIGDSGSLDDLRSSGPTPGPTPTLTPVPTPTPTPHPAADDTLSEVGSNDDHSIFSMDLEAGSLHGHAAKKEGLGGGGCSSGAPSECSFESDAPAGMVNGKRSSLIEIPLSALHDGDEDDQLPDTFSDTMSDRTEPETKGGVGFFFKDDMKRPEDEMAQRRAALLEKQQKRADEMKRRKQEQEKEKESNKPQWMIIEGWGNKSEDRPQTPGTPPASHTPPVEGTPQRRGDFTRQEYERRQQLKIMEDLDKVLRQKPTTVRGVKKQRPKTVFRDDSVLSHSPAKGFMGTRLNKVYSHSTMNLSSMANDSGGLSIRKSPSRSHSPSRLRSPGRSMNGERDWENGSTISSPASIPEYTGPKLYKEPSFKSNKFIIHNAITRCCLAGKVNEPQKNKIVEDMEKSTANHFLILFRDSSCQFRAVYTMNPETEEMVRLTGIGPRFISPEMVESIYKYSSDRKQFTVIPSKTMSMSVDAFTIPGHIWQKRPGTPKKLGTPK, encoded by the exons AGCGCCCACCTTGCCATGATAGACGCCCTGATGACAGCGGGAGCCATGGAGACGGTGGCTGCTGTGAAGACGTGTGGTTCGGCCGAGTTGCTGGGTGGAGCCTCCAGCTGGGAGGAGGCTCTGCTTCATTGGGTTAACGGG TTAAATCAGAAGCTGAGAGAACTTACAGAAGGACCTCAGAATGATTCGTCTCAGGCTACAGAGCCCCAACCTCTTCAACCCTCT TGTCCCACTCGCTGGTACTGGAAACTTGTTCCT ctccGCTACAGGAAGGACAAAATTCTTTCCAAACAAAATGCCATCTTTCCAGTGGTGAATGAAGTTAAAGACCTGTCCAGTGGTTGTGCCGTTGCTGCTGTCATACATTACTATTGTCCTGGCCTGCTAAGACTTGAAG ATGTTTGTATGAAGGATTCCATGTCTGTAGCAGACACCCTGTACAACTTGCAGTTCATCCGTGAATTCTGTGACAGCTGTCTGAAGTGCTGCTGTCACTTGGCATTGGAGGACATGATGTACACCCCACAGGAGCTTCAG GTCAACTGGCTGAGCTTCCTGGCAGAACTGCTGAGCTGGTTTGAAGTACGAAGGCCAGACTTTGTTCAGCCAATAAACACGTTAG ATGGATCCACACCAGTAACACCAAGTAGCTTGAGTGGTAGCAG TACCTCCCCTTCTATCTTCAAGAAGCCTTTCCTCCCTATCTCCTCCCCTGCATCAG GATCTTTGACTCAGTCTACCTCAATGTCTCATATAGAAGGAGTTGGAAAGACATGGAGCAAGAAACCTCTCAG cCGCCCCTTGTCAGCAGTATCCTTCAGCATCCCTTTTGGCCTGGACAGTGATGTGGACATTGTGATGGGCGACCCCGTGATTACCCGCTCTGTGAGCTCAGATCAACTCAACCCAGCAGCCCAAAACATAACCCGCGTACCCTACACCCCTCCTGAAGACATCAGCCATTTGGTTAACAAACCCTCAGGCCCCAATGGCCCACAGAGAGCATCCTGGGCCACACAGGTTCCCAGTATTCCAAGGTTGGCAGAGCTCAATGGTCTTGCAGAGAGTgaaacaggagagctgcctaCCATTGAGGAGGCTCTCCAAATTATCCACAACGAGAGCAAGATGGAGCCTCGTTTACACCCAGATGGGGCTCCTGATGGCTTCTACCTCCACTCTCCTGATGACCCCGCTAGTTCGAGACACACCAGCAACTTGGCAGCCATGAGCTGCTCCGCTCCTTCACGCTCAGGGATGATGTACCGGCCTACAGGAGAGTCCAGGGAGTCTGCTCGCACCAGGAACACTTCCGAATGTTCACGAGATGATGACTCTGTTTTGAGAGACGGCAGTGTGGACTCAGATGCATCAGAAGACATGCCTAAGGCCCGTTCCACTCCCACCACACCAGCTGCTGGTGCTCACTCTGCTAGGGGCCATGGCAAAGAGGAGTCTGACAGCGGTGTGAAGTTGACCAGCTTTGCAGAGCGCAAAAAGAAGCAGATATTGGATTCTCCCAAAGCCAGGGagtcttcttctcctcagatGACCTCGTGGGCACAAAAGACTGAGGAAAGCCCCAGCAAGAGCCCACAACTAAATAATGAGATGACTGAGCTGGGAGTTCGGCTTGAAGAAAAGCGAAAAGCTATTGATGCCCAGAAGAAACGCATTGAGGCTATTTTTGCAAAGCACAGGCAAAGACTGGGTAAGAGTGCTTTTCTGCAGTTAAAGAAGGAGCAGCAAGAGgatgagggggagggaggggatgtCAAGGTCAGCACCTCATCCGCAGAAGAGGATCTCTCTCGGTTGACTCTGGAAGAAAGGCTAGCTCGCATGGAGGAGGAAGACCAGCTGGAACAAGATGAACAGCGCCCCTCGGTGAAGGATGAGGGTAATGTCAAAGGGGGGCTTCAGCTCAACAAACAGTTCAGTCACTCCAAAGAAAAGGCAGGTACACCAGGAGACAAGGGCTCTGGGACACCGGGTGAAAAAGTGGTGGCTCCACTAGGGGACTATAACAATGCTGTGTCGAAGCTGACTGCAGCTCTCACCTCTCTGCAGAGTGACATGCAGCGACTTACAGAGCAGCAGAACCATCTTGTCAAGAAGAAAGCTGTGGGTTCCAACAACAAATCCTGGGTTATTCCAGCCAGCCCTAAAACCTCAACTCCAGCCAATACCCCTGCACGAATGTCTCGAGAATCCAACCGAGATTTAAATtcagcctcctcttctccgTCTCCATCACGTAAAATAACAAACCACACCACTCCTCCTAAATCTCCTCATATCCACCGTAGAGCCCAATCTGTGCCCCCTAAAAGCCCCAAACACCACCAAAACAGTCGTCCCTTGGACATTAGGGTCCCAACCGTGTCGAGAGTTCTCATCCCTCCTCAAAATGTTGATCGCATCCCCCACCTTCGGCGAGTAAGTCCCTGGCAGTCCCAAGTCCAGACCTCATCCTCATTCTCCATTGGTGACTCTGGCAGTCTGGATGACCTCCGCTCATCTGGACCAACTCCCGGCCCCACGCCGACACTGACCCCTGTACCAACTCCTACCCCGACGCCCCATCCTGCCGCAGATGACACCCTGTCAGAGGTAGGCTCCAACGACGACCATAGCATATTTAGCATGGACCTGGAAGCAGGGTCTTTGCATGGTCATGCAGCCAAGAAGGAGGGACTTGGAGGTGGGGGCTGCAGCTCTGGTGCCCCATCAGAATGCTCCTTTGAGAGTGATGCCCCTGCTGGGATGGTGAATGGAAAACGCAGCAGCCTGATTGAGATCCCGCTGTCTGCTTTGCATGATGGGGACGAGGATGACCAACTACCTGACACCTTTTCTGACACAATGAGTGACCGGACAGAACCAGAGACAAAAGGAGGGGTCGGTTTCTTTTTCAAG GATGACATGAAGCGACCGGAGGACGAGATGGCCCAGCGAAGAGCAGCTTTGCTGGAGAAACAGCAGAAAAGAGCAGATGAGATGAAAAGGCGCAAACaagagcaggaaaaagaaaaagaatcaaa CAAGCCTCAGTGGATGATCATCGAGGGCTGGGGGAACAAGAGTGAGGACAGACCCCAGACCCCTGGCACCCCTCCAGCATCACATACCCCACCAGTAGAGGGGACTCCCCAGCGCAGAGGAGACTTCACTAGGCAGGAGTATGAACGGAGACAACAGCTGAAGATCATGGAAGACTTGGATAAGGTGCTGAGGCAGAAACCCACCACGGTTCGCGGTGTCAAGAAGCAGAGACCCAAGACTGTGTTCAGAGATGACTCCGTACTCTCTCATAGCCCTGCCAAGGGTTTCATGG GCACCAGGCTGAACAAAGTGTACTCCCACTCAACCATGAACCTGTCATCCATGGCGAATGACTCTGGAGGTCTGTCGATTAGGAAGTCTCCCAG CCGTTCACACTCTCCTTCCCGGCTAAGGTCACCAGGGCGATCTatgaatggagagagagactgggagaATGGCTCCACCATCTCCTCCCCTGCCTCAATCCCAGAATACACAG GACCAAAGCTGTACAAGGAGCCCAGCTTTAAGTCCAACAAGTTCATCATCCATAATGCCATCACTCGCTGCTGCCTGGCCGGCAAGGTCAACGAACCGCAGAAAAACAAGATTGTAGAG gaTATGGAGAAAAGCACTGCCAATCatttcctcatcctcttcagaGATTCCAGCTGCCAGTTCAGAGCAGTTTACACCATGAACCCTGAAACAGAGGAGATGGTACGGCTCACTGGTATCGGCCCCCGCTTCATCTCACCTGAAATGGTTGAGTCCATTTACAAGTACAGCTCCGACCGCAAGCAGTTCACGGTCATCCCGTCCAAAACCATGTCCATGAGCGTGGACGCCTTCACCATCCCCGGTCACATTTGGCAAAAGCGCCCAGGAACTCCCAAAAAGCTTGGCACCCCCAAATAA